The sequence below is a genomic window from Dioscorea cayenensis subsp. rotundata cultivar TDr96_F1 chromosome 6, TDr96_F1_v2_PseudoChromosome.rev07_lg8_w22 25.fasta, whole genome shotgun sequence.
CAGCTAGTCCATAGGCATATTGAGCTACATTGGTACGATCCAAGCAATCAATGCAATTAGTTCTTAAAACACCTTTCTGAAACTTGGGGGGTTTAACCAAAGGCATGTCATTATCTTCTGTTTTATCTACTGAGGAATTGTTCTCCAAACCATCTTCTCGTGAACCATTTGAAGAGCCATCGCCATCAGTTGTATTGTGGCAGCTCTGTTCATTGGGTGAGCCAATGGCATTGTCTTTTCTGAAACATAAGTAGCAACCATTTTCAAAATAAGCCACTCTGCCACACCAAGTTAAATTAGAAAGTTCAacaacataaagaaaaacagACATTTATTTAGATCATATATGGACAAATTCTCAATGCAGAAGAGAAATTCAGATTATGTTCtatcaaatcaaattaagtcAGAAATTGCAAACAATGAAATTGCGCAACttagaaataatataaaaacataattctaaattttattttagaaattaagcAACAGAATATTTTATGTAGAAACTAATAGACATTTTGTAGCATTAGTGACACAGAATGACAACAAGTGCAGAAAAAATGACGCTCTGTTACATACAAGACAACGTTATGCCAGGTCTAAAGCAAGTCAATCACACCCGGGAGTTACTTGGTTGGGTCTATCACAGATgttaatttaatacttaaataTACATCCATACTTGGTAACTTTAGACCTAAAGAATCCCATCATATCCTAGTGATCAATGACCAACTATAAAACATAGCCAGCATAATTCCATACTGTGAATCACAAAATCAACCTCAAGAGTAAAGAAAGAATAATAATCTCATATTAGATTGAAAGCTAAGGCTTGATCATCATATATTTGATGTTCACAagattttttatcatttaaaaataaaattcctgTTATTCAAAAATCACAATCCCTGAAAACACCACTCAATCCTTGGCCTAAGGATTCTAATCAGATATACTAAACCAAAAATATAGcttgacaaaaaaaaaggagtatGACAAGCTGAGTATACCTTAAAGGCATAATACACCAAAAGGAATTTGCCACCAAaccatttttgaattaaaaccagaACCTTATCAGTATATTTGACATCCATAATATTTCATTTCTCACACTACCATTTTTCTTTGTCAGAGGATTCATAATCCTTAACCGCATATGGCTGCACCTCAGACTAATGATTCAAGTAACAACATAACAATCACTGGTTATGGTTCCTAAATATGTGAGGATTACAAGTCATCATGCATTAGTTCATTGCATACAACCTTATAAATCTTCACAAGATTAACAATAGTGAACCACCTAGGTGAAAAGTTACTAAATATCACATCATATGCATTTAGAAGATAAGTaaccaaaaagaagaaataagaagaaaatgaacTATTTTTGACTGCAAACAAACATTTGAATGCAGCATATGGCCATGTCATTGTGATTATACAAAACTTTATGTAAAGAATCCCAAAAACACTTCATCAACCTAATAATACAAAAAAGTTGGTAATAGTGAAATATAATATCCAGTCAATATTATTAACAGAAAAGTAGCCTTcaactttaaacaaaaataatagtaacAATAACAGGCATCACATTCAAATGCATGACATAAAATGTGGACGACGGAAACATGCTGTAAAACATGAGTggaaaaacaaccaaaataataaataagggCATTGCATTAGTCACTCACAAAAGGACAGGACACTTCAGGTCACCATCAAGCTGTAGAGCCGGAGTCACTTGACAATACAAAAAGCCCGTTAGATTCAAGGCATAAGCAGCCACTTTTCccaataaggaaagaacatttgCTGCTTTACTGGAAAAAATAACATCTTCAAGTTAGAATTTAGTTTGACAAAAGTAATACAGATAATGTCCTACAACTGAGAAGGGATTGAAATAACAGAACACTTTCAAATTACCTCCGAGAATGTTTATGAAGATCCCAATGTAAAAATCTCAAACGATTTTCCTCTGATAAATCTCTATTAATGGTATCAATTGCATTAGCAAATTCAACACGGAGAATCGATTCTCGAGGTTTCTTTTCACGTGTCTAAATACAAGAGAAGAAATTACCGTTAAATGAACCACTCAAACACGTGAAGTTATATGAACTAtttcaacaaagaaagaagaaaacagCTTGTCCCCACAATTAACTTAAAGTTCAAGCTATAAAAGATATAAAAGGATCAAGCACAACAAGCTTCTCGACAAAGACTAACCTTGATCAAGTTCAAAATTATAATTGGGTTGCCATATCTCTTTGCAAGATTCTCAAAGTGAAGGCGAGTAGCTTCGTAGTTGTCATCCTTCTTCTGCACTGAAGTGAAGAAAACTGTCAATGAAAACCTAAAATTCTAGGTTTACAGGAGATGGTAATATGAGAAGTATAGAACTTACAAACTATATCAGGCTTAAGATTCAAGCGGGATGTTTCCTGAGACCAGAAAAGGGGTATAGAGCCCCTGTTCTGTACAACTGAAGTTATTTGTGTAGGAACTTCTTCAGGAATGTCTTCAAACACAATctgctcagtctcaacatcaTTAGCTACTCGACCTTTCTCATTAACGCCCCGCTTTAGATATCTGGCGTAGAAATGTAGAGACAAATCAGAATATACCAGTTCAACTCAAATTTAAATGTTGTCAGTTGGAATAAAGCAATTGTTGAATCTTGAATTGCCTGCAGCATTAATACCTGGTGCCAGCATAGTGGCGAGAACGCCTGGCAATGAGAGTCAGCCGAAAATTCTTTCCAGAGATAGAAAGTTTGGCCTAGATTTGCATGGAAAAgggaatgaataaataatataatctaACAAACTTACTGAACTATCTAGAAGTAATATATCAAGAGGTAGATATGTAATATCTATCATTTTCGTCATTAAAGAATATCTGTGGAGCCCTGCTCCAgggaacaaaaaagaaaacaagaagcaaCATTTCAGAAACAAAAAATTGGTGCAATCAGATATTTACATCATCAAGTTTGTGCACTACTAAACGCCATTCCGAGTTGGATGACCTTATGCTAATTGCCATTTAAAAATCAGATGCcgacaaattttctcaaaatatcCACCTACATTCCTCAAAGAGCATATGAAAAAGAGTTCTCAACCAAAAGAAAAATTCCAATCAGAATTTGCAGAGGAAAATTCAAAGCGctaataaaatgttaaaaaaagaatacttcatcaGCTAAAAAACAGGCACCTGTTTAAAGAACCCATAGACCAAGGCGACCGTCCATAAGGTATTCTTGAGATTATTCCGAATTCCACGTGTCAAGAACTCATTCCAAACAAACATGGTTTCATACAGAACCTGTCCTGTTTCACCATAACATAAATTCTTTTGGAGGCTACGCATGACATGGTATGAATAGCTGAAGAAGAAGTCCTTCGTCAAATCCACATTGCATAGGAGTTTCTTGTATCTACATCATCAATCAAACTAAAATGTATGAATGCCTTTACAAAATcagtaaaaaaagtaaaagaatggCAATTCAGTAGTGTAAAAGTACAAATTGAGCTTATTAGCTTACAATAATGCATTGAGCAAGCATTTTACAATACAGCAAAACCCTCAAAGATAATCACAGTATGCTAGGACTTAGATGCTTGACCCAACATTTTTCATAACAGAGACTCAGcagaacaattaaaaaaataataataataaaaataaataaatcttagtACATATTTGATTGACATTAAGAATATATCATCAATCACAAGCACAAATCAACTGGTAGTCCAATCGGACTGAAACATTTCTAGGGCAAAGAAGATCATTCATATCTGGGATCACAGCTTTcccaatattattttatacacaaaAAAGTTCAGAAGTTGTAATAGTCATCAAATAAGACCAGATATAGTAAAATAAAtggtaaaaataaaagtttgccATCACACAGGTAATAAAATAACTACTGTTTCTGCAAAAATTTCTGTCAGTGTTACACTTtcatttacaattaaaaaaagaagacctGTTCTCATTCTTAGTATTGATAATATTGGACTGCACTGAAGGATTTGGAAGGGCTATCATTTCACTCTTGGTGACAGCATACACAGTATGGCCACATATGGCACCAATTTGTCTTCTCTTTGTGATTAGTAACATGTAATAAGGCCCAAGGAACTTGATAAACCCTGCAAAAGGAAAACCATAAACAAGAAGATCCATATTCCAATTTTGTCAAGATAACAGACCATATGACAGCAGTTACAGCACTAATGTTTCACTTACCAACAATTCCATAGCAATTGGTAACAAACTTCAATCCTCCAGTAGACTTGTTTCCTTCATGAATTCTCTTCAAAAGTTCGAAGCATTCACTTTCCGAGTAAGTGGTGGAGTCCTCCTGAATGTTGAGCTCTGAAGGTTCTAACCTGTCAATCTTCAAAACTCTCCAGAAAGTCCCACTCTTATCTCTTCCAATCATATAAAAGTTCTGCAACATAAAGTAACAACATATCAATATTTACCCTTCCATTTAAACAGAAGGCTGATTAAACAGCAAATAGAATGTACAACAAAACATTGTTTGCATCAATGTTCCTCGGAGGATCAAAACAAAATGATGTTGTGGCTTCTACGCTTATCACTTGCGACAAATCAAAGGTCAACTTGCGTACTTCCACAGTTcccccacaaaaaaaaaagcactttcATAGAACAAACTCTGCCCCAAT
It includes:
- the LOC120263358 gene encoding phosphoinositide phosphatase SAC3-like isoform X1, which gives rise to METMVPEARNDGLPDLQCQYLQKFRLYETRSNFYMIGRDKSGTFWRVLKIDRLEPSELNIQEDSTTYSESECFELLKRIHEGNKSTGGLKFVTNCYGIVGFIKFLGPYYMLLITKRRQIGAICGHTVYAVTKSEMIALPNPSVQSNIINTKNENRYKKLLCNVDLTKDFFFSYSYHVMRSLQKNLCYGETGQVLYETMFVWNEFLTRGIRNNLKNTLWTVALVYGFFKQAKLSISGKNFRLTLIARRSRHYAGTRYLKRGVNEKGRVANDVETEQIVFEDIPEEVPTQITSVVQNRGSIPLFWSQETSRLNLKPDIVLQKKDDNYEATRLHFENLAKRYGNPIIILNLIKTREKKPRESILRVEFANAIDTINRDLSEENRLRFLHWDLHKHSRSKAANVLSLLGKVAAYALNLTGFLYCQVTPALQLDGDLKCPVLLKDNAIGSPNEQSCHNTTDGDGSSNGSREDGLENNSSVDKTEDNDMPLVKPPKFQKGVLRTNCIDCLDRTNVAQYAYGLAALGHQLHALGFIDAPRIDLDAPLADDLMSFYETMGDTLAHQYGGSAAHNKIFSERRGQWKAATQSQEFFRTLQRYYSNAYMDAEKQDAINVFLGHFQPQQDKPALWELDSDQYFNVGRRDNAFSDENARSIIKRSLSDGNILCESNTPVSACNGGQRKLPNSSLSDRVRQSNAKGLSESTPEISTSESDISLARYTPTMPRKQLFADSDHSAFTEHGDASTCSNFLDLDWLSSSGNSCEEEMFTVVNSPTENLSTENVINGITPEATLPLSQHGSSVRGSETADLQMGYDAAENSENLSSEFSDSFVHWVLHGETLCH
- the LOC120263358 gene encoding phosphoinositide phosphatase SAC3-like isoform X2, with product METMVPEARNDGLPDLQCQYLQKFRLYETRSNFYMIGRDKSGTFWRVLKIDRLEPSELNIQEDSTTYSESECFELLKRIHEGNKSTGGLKFVTNCYGIVGFIKFLGPYYMLLITKRRQIGAICGHTVYAVTKSEMIALPNPSVQSNIINTKNENRYKKLLCNVDLTKDFFFSYSYHVMRSLQKNLCYGETGQVLYETMFVWNEFLTRGIRNNLKNTLWTVALVYGFFKQAKLSISGKNFRLTLIARRSRHYAGTRYLKRGVNEKGRVANDVETEQIVFEDIPEEVPTQITSVVQNRGSIPLFWSQETSRLNLKPDIVLQKKDDNYEATRLHFENLAKRYGNPIIILNLIKTREKKPRESILRVEFANAIDTINRDLSEENRLRFLHWDLHKHSRSKAANVLSLLGKVAAYALNLTGFLYCQVTPALQLDGDLKCPVLLKDNAIGSPNEQSCHNTTDGDGSSNGSREDGLENNSSVDKTEDNDMPLVKPPKFQKGVLRTNCIDCLDRTNVAQYAYGLAALGHQLHALGFIDAPRIDLDAPLADDLMSFYETMGDTLAHQYGGSAAHNKIFSERRGQWKAATQSQEFFRTLQRYYSNAYMDAEKQDAINVFLGHFQPQQDKPALWELDSDQYFNVGRRDNAFSDENARSIIKRSLSDGNILCESNTPVSACNGGQRKLPNSSLSDRVRQSNAKGLSESTPEISTSESDISLARYTPTMPRKQLFADSDHSAFTEHGDASTCSNFLDLDWLSSSGNSCEEEMFTVVNSPTENLSTENVINGITPEATLPLSQHGSSGSETADLQMGYDAAENSENLSSEFSDSFVHWVLHGETLCH